In Arthrobacter alpinus, a single window of DNA contains:
- a CDS encoding head decoration protein: MTDITVSSTVSQVENRSWLLSQHGTEPGTTPSVTLDISKFAGLHPNGFIPSGIVLGLITATKLYAPYDSAALDGSGVAAGLLFSSLAVREGSVKVGGASVVHGFVNPAKLPLATGKGSLDAAAKTALKLIHFSA, translated from the coding sequence ATGACTGATATTACAGTCTCTTCCACGGTCTCGCAGGTCGAGAACCGTTCGTGGCTTTTGAGCCAGCACGGCACTGAGCCGGGCACTACCCCTTCGGTGACTTTGGACATCTCCAAGTTCGCTGGCCTGCACCCGAACGGTTTCATTCCGTCCGGCATTGTGCTGGGTCTGATCACGGCTACCAAGCTGTATGCCCCGTACGATTCCGCCGCGCTCGACGGCTCCGGGGTTGCTGCTGGCTTGCTATTCAGCTCCCTTGCCGTTCGTGAGGGTTCCGTCAAGGTTGGCGGCGCCTCCGTCGTTCACGGTTTCGTGAACCCGGCCAAGCTGCCACTTGCCACGGGCAAGGGCTCGCTCGATGCGGCCGCCAAGACTGCCCTCAAGCTCATTCACTTCTCGGCCTGA
- a CDS encoding major capsid protein — MAIFFDAPVTPDALTTFVREVPVNPSLALLESFPPVYLQTNTVDFAEIVRTNRTARYRSFDGRIHVSERDAGSEKRVNLLPLSSSLSTGEYERLQLEFARTGGTRQAALANAVYNDATNLTREVQNRLEQAWGSVMSTGKLTIDENGFQGEADFGVPTDHKVTAVKPWSDKTALALSELIAWHDVYVATTGGAAGAIRTSQTALRFLQVNTEIVNAVHGSTSGKTRVTLSELNELLANEGLPAIETPYDAQVDVDGVITRVIPADKLTFTPANLADLGHTAWGVSATALELVNSGEAELSFEEAAGIVGVVEKVGPPYRQFTYVDAVAMPILSDARRLFIADVL, encoded by the coding sequence ATGGCTATTTTCTTTGACGCGCCGGTAACGCCCGACGCTCTGACCACGTTTGTTCGCGAAGTCCCGGTGAATCCCAGCCTTGCGCTGTTGGAATCATTCCCGCCGGTCTACTTGCAGACCAACACGGTTGACTTCGCGGAGATCGTCCGCACCAACCGCACCGCCCGATACCGCTCCTTCGACGGCCGCATCCACGTCTCTGAGCGTGATGCTGGCAGCGAGAAGCGCGTCAACCTGCTGCCGCTGTCGTCCTCGCTGAGCACGGGCGAGTACGAGCGTTTGCAGCTTGAGTTTGCCCGCACCGGTGGTACTCGCCAGGCCGCGCTTGCGAACGCCGTCTACAACGACGCAACCAACCTGACCCGTGAGGTTCAGAACCGTCTTGAGCAGGCGTGGGGCAGTGTCATGTCCACGGGCAAGCTCACCATTGACGAGAACGGCTTCCAAGGTGAAGCTGACTTTGGTGTCCCCACGGACCACAAGGTCACCGCCGTCAAGCCGTGGTCCGACAAGACCGCGCTGGCACTGTCCGAGCTGATCGCTTGGCATGACGTCTATGTGGCCACCACGGGAGGCGCCGCTGGCGCAATCCGCACCTCGCAGACCGCGCTTCGCTTCCTGCAGGTCAACACCGAGATCGTCAACGCGGTTCACGGCTCCACTTCCGGCAAGACTCGCGTGACGCTGTCCGAGCTGAACGAGCTTCTGGCGAACGAGGGCCTGCCGGCCATTGAAACGCCGTACGATGCGCAGGTCGATGTTGACGGCGTTATCACTCGCGTGATCCCTGCCGACAAGCTGACGTTCACGCCGGCAAACCTTGCCGACCTCGGACATACGGCTTGGGGTGTCTCCGCGACCGCCCTTGAGCTGGTGAACTCCGGTGAAGCTGAGCTGTCCTTCGAGGAAGCTGCTGGCATCGTGGGCGTCGTAGAAAAGGTTGGCCCCCCGTACCGCCAGTTCACGTACGTGGATGCTGTGGCCATGCCTATCCTGTCGGATGCGCGCCGCCTCTTCATTGCGGATGTGCTCTAA